In a genomic window of Cyanobacteria bacterium FACHB-DQ100:
- a CDS encoding DUF475 domain-containing protein, producing the protein MIDLNLPAQLNPQSFLVLIVLVALECVLSADNAIALAAITQGLQDLELERRALNIGLVVAYILRISLILAASWVIGYWQFELAGALYLLWLAFQYFTSAEKEEGAHHSPRFSSLWQAIPLIAFTDLAFSLDSVTTAIAVSQETWLILLGGTIGIVVLRFMAGLFINWLEEFTHLEDAGYVTVSFVGIRLLLRVLNDQLVPPEWLMITLVAIVFAWGFSKRNDIAEIEAIAESQSEAMPEIEPISEKDPV; encoded by the coding sequence ATGATAGATCTGAATCTTCCTGCCCAACTCAATCCGCAATCCTTCCTAGTCCTAATCGTTTTAGTTGCCTTGGAATGCGTGTTGTCGGCAGATAACGCGATCGCCCTTGCTGCAATAACTCAGGGCTTGCAAGACCTAGAACTAGAGCGTCGCGCCCTGAATATTGGGCTAGTGGTTGCCTATATCTTGCGGATATCGCTGATTTTGGCAGCATCTTGGGTGATTGGGTACTGGCAATTTGAGTTAGCGGGAGCGCTCTATCTGCTGTGGCTGGCATTTCAGTATTTCACCTCTGCCGAGAAAGAAGAAGGAGCGCATCACAGCCCCCGATTTTCTTCGCTGTGGCAAGCGATCCCGTTAATTGCTTTTACGGATTTGGCGTTTTCGCTGGATAGTGTGACGACCGCGATCGCGGTTTCTCAAGAAACCTGGCTGATCTTGCTCGGCGGCACGATCGGGATCGTAGTGCTGCGGTTTATGGCAGGTTTATTTATCAATTGGCTAGAAGAATTCACGCACCTCGAAGATGCAGGTTACGTTACTGTTTCATTTGTGGGAATTCGATTGCTGTTGCGGGTGCTGAACGATCAGCTTGTGCCGCCAGAATGGTTGATGATTACGCTGGTTGCGATCGTGTTTGCATGGGGATTTTCTAAGCGAAATGATATCGCGGAGATTGAAGCGATCGCCGAATCCCAAAGCGAAGCCATGCCCGAAATTGAACCCATTTCGGAAAAAGATCCGGTTTAA
- a CDS encoding DUF2811 domain-containing protein, which produces MDSNISLFVEIPEALHQSFQSFLDSRPDWDQDRVMSAALSLFLLQNRPANERQTDRQTARIYLDSIFKRPVEQI; this is translated from the coding sequence ATGGATAGCAATATCAGTCTTTTTGTTGAAATTCCCGAAGCCCTACATCAATCATTCCAGTCGTTTCTCGATTCCCGTCCCGATTGGGATCAAGACCGAGTGATGTCTGCGGCGCTGTCTTTGTTCCTGCTGCAAAACCGCCCAGCAAATGAACGTCAAACCGATCGTCAGACAGCGCGGATTTATCTCGATTCCATCTTTAAGCGTCCGGTTGAACAGATTTAA
- the speA gene encoding biosynthetic arginine decarboxylase has protein sequence MGERSATVKPEKQPPDPGLQEEDLKTKNGKSNGKQNGKSSTLLAAPKKWTIEDSEELYRIQGWGDPYFSINAAGHVTVSPRGNRGGSLDLFDLVNALKQRNLGLPLLIRFSDILEDRVERINSAFAKAIARYSYPGVYKGVFPVKCNQQRHLVEDLVRFGQPHQFGLEAGSKPELMIALASLKTPGALLICNGYKDREYIETAMLARRLGQTPIIVLEQIEEVGLAIEASKKLGIQPILGVRAKLSAKGIGRWGTSAGDRAKFGLTVPEIIDTVNQLKAADMLDCLQLLHFHIGSQISAISVLKEAMREASRIYIELCRLGANMQYLDVGGGLGVDYDGSQTNFHASKNYSTQNYANDVVAAVRDACALANLPVPTLISESGRAIASHQSVLVFDILGTSDVAVETPEPPQEDEHLIIQNLYETYTSINSENFLEMYHDAAQFKEEAVNLFGFGYLSLTERARAERLYWSCCHKIITFSRQLEYIPDDIEDLEKIMASMYYMNLSVFQSAPDSWAIDQLFPIMPIHRLNEEPTKRATLADLTCDSDGKIDQFIDLRDVKSVLELHSLKPGEPYYLGMFLSGAYQEIMGNLHNLFGDTNTVHIQLTPKGYQIQHVVRGDTIKEVLGYVQYDVEDMIESVRLQTEHALEDDRITLQESQLLLQNYERSLSGYTYLLS, from the coding sequence ATGGGAGAACGCTCCGCTACTGTCAAGCCCGAAAAACAACCACCAGATCCGGGCTTGCAAGAGGAGGATTTGAAAACTAAGAATGGTAAGTCGAACGGCAAGCAAAACGGGAAATCCTCCACTCTGCTGGCTGCGCCGAAAAAGTGGACGATCGAAGATAGCGAAGAACTTTATCGGATTCAGGGCTGGGGCGATCCGTACTTTTCAATTAATGCGGCGGGGCACGTCACCGTCTCACCGAGAGGCAATCGCGGCGGATCGCTGGATTTGTTTGACTTGGTGAATGCACTAAAGCAACGAAATCTTGGTTTGCCGCTGCTGATTCGGTTCTCGGATATTTTAGAGGATCGCGTCGAGCGGATTAATTCTGCATTTGCAAAAGCGATCGCTCGTTACAGCTATCCCGGAGTTTACAAAGGGGTCTTTCCGGTTAAGTGCAACCAACAACGGCATTTGGTCGAAGATTTGGTGCGCTTTGGTCAACCGCATCAGTTCGGGCTGGAAGCGGGATCAAAACCGGAATTGATGATCGCTCTCGCGTCGCTGAAAACTCCTGGAGCCTTGCTGATCTGCAACGGCTACAAAGATCGGGAGTACATTGAAACGGCGATGTTAGCGAGACGATTGGGACAAACGCCGATCATTGTTCTAGAGCAGATCGAAGAAGTTGGACTGGCGATCGAAGCCAGTAAAAAACTCGGCATTCAACCGATTTTAGGGGTTCGAGCAAAACTGAGCGCGAAAGGCATCGGACGCTGGGGAACTTCGGCAGGCGATCGAGCAAAATTCGGCTTAACAGTTCCCGAAATCATTGATACCGTGAACCAACTGAAAGCAGCCGATATGTTGGACTGTCTGCAATTGCTGCATTTCCACATTGGTTCTCAGATTTCAGCAATCAGTGTGCTGAAAGAAGCCATGCGTGAAGCCAGTCGCATCTATATCGAACTATGCAGACTGGGTGCGAATATGCAGTACCTCGATGTGGGCGGCGGTTTGGGCGTGGACTATGACGGATCGCAAACGAACTTTCACGCCTCGAAAAACTACAGCACTCAGAACTATGCGAATGATGTGGTTGCAGCCGTGAGAGATGCTTGTGCGCTTGCCAATCTTCCGGTTCCAACCTTAATTAGCGAAAGTGGACGAGCGATCGCATCGCATCAATCGGTGCTGGTGTTTGACATTCTGGGTACAAGTGATGTCGCGGTTGAAACGCCCGAACCTCCCCAAGAAGATGAACATCTAATCATCCAAAATCTCTATGAAACTTACACCTCGATCAACAGTGAAAACTTTCTAGAGATGTACCACGATGCAGCTCAGTTCAAAGAAGAGGCGGTGAATCTATTTGGATTTGGCTATCTCAGCTTGACCGAACGAGCCAGAGCAGAGCGATTGTATTGGTCTTGCTGCCATAAAATCATTACATTTTCGCGTCAACTTGAGTACATTCCCGATGACATCGAAGACCTTGAGAAAATTATGGCTTCGATGTATTACATGAATCTCTCGGTGTTTCAGTCGGCTCCGGACAGTTGGGCGATCGATCAACTCTTCCCAATCATGCCAATTCATAGACTCAACGAAGAACCGACAAAGCGAGCAACTCTGGCAGATTTAACCTGTGATAGTGATGGCAAGATTGATCAATTCATCGATCTACGCGACGTGAAATCAGTGTTAGAACTCCATTCGCTCAAGCCGGGTGAGCCTTACTATCTGGGAATGTTTCTTAGTGGTGCATACCAGGAAATCATGGGCAACCTACATAACTTGTTTGGGGACACCAATACGGTTCACATTCAACTCACACCTAAAGGCTATCAGATTCAGCACGTGGTTCGGGGTGACACGATCAAGGAAGTGCTGGGCTATGTGCAATACGATGTGGAAGACATGATCGAAAGCGTTCGATTGCAAACTGAACACGCGCTAGAAGACGATCGCATTACCTTACAAGAGTCACAATTGCTGCTTCAGAACTATGAGCGCAGTTTAAGCGGCTACACCTACTTGCTGTCTTAA
- the ndk gene encoding nucleoside-diphosphate kinase: MERTFLAIKPDGVQRKLIGEIIRRFETKGFTLVGLKFMNVSRELAESHYGVHRERPFFGSLVEFITSGPVVAMVWEGDGVIAAARKVIGATNPLTAEPGTIRGDFGANIGRNLIHGSDAPETAQSEIALWFKDEELVNWQPTVLSWIYE; this comes from the coding sequence TTGGAACGCACATTTTTAGCCATCAAGCCCGATGGCGTACAGCGCAAACTGATCGGTGAAATCATTCGCCGCTTTGAAACGAAGGGCTTTACCCTTGTCGGTTTGAAATTTATGAATGTCAGTCGCGAACTGGCAGAAAGCCATTACGGCGTTCACCGGGAACGTCCGTTTTTCGGCAGTCTGGTTGAATTCATCACTTCTGGCCCAGTCGTCGCAATGGTCTGGGAAGGCGATGGTGTGATTGCAGCAGCGCGGAAAGTGATCGGCGCAACCAATCCACTCACTGCTGAACCCGGAACAATCCGGGGTGATTTTGGTGCCAATATCGGACGTAATCTGATTCACGGGTCGGATGCGCCGGAAACTGCTCAAAGCGAGATTGCGCTTTGGTTTAAGGACGAAGAATTAGTGAATTGGCAGCCCACCGTGCTGTCTTGGATTTACGAATAA